A single window of Methylobacterium nodulans ORS 2060 DNA harbors:
- a CDS encoding NAD(P)/FAD-dependent oxidoreductase gives MAEPRTVAVVGGGLIGVSCALVLAREGHRVTVIEEGRIGHGCSFGNGAQYNAGSSLPMAHPGVMWRALRWLTDTNGPVRLTPRELLRNLPWLARFLRIGRPDAWEAAYTALHALNAPCAALYRDMLGDTDWRRVFRPNGALHVWRDTAPGVLDALVDSLRAKHDVAFEKLNAAQLRELEPGLSRDYQRGIYFPNSGHVSSPLALVEGLMERAAALGVTTRAARVNAIEPGTEGVTLQTSTGPHRSDIVVIAAGIASRTLARSLCVSLSLASERGYHIGLPGLSKVISRPVTDAASAFVATPLDDGLRVVGIAEFAAPDAPRDAKQSSKLAASIRTMLPDLPVTKVSDWMGVRPSTPDSLPIIGPHPKHDAILFATGHGHMGISGAPMTAALVSDLVAGRTPRRPCAPYRVR, from the coding sequence ATGGCTGAACCGCGTACCGTCGCCGTCGTCGGTGGGGGGCTCATCGGCGTAAGCTGCGCCCTCGTGCTGGCGCGGGAAGGACACCGGGTCACCGTGATCGAGGAGGGCCGCATCGGACATGGCTGCTCCTTTGGGAACGGCGCTCAGTACAACGCGGGATCGTCTCTCCCCATGGCCCATCCCGGCGTCATGTGGCGGGCGCTACGCTGGCTGACTGACACGAACGGCCCGGTGCGCCTCACCCCGCGTGAGCTGCTCCGCAACCTCCCCTGGCTCGCGCGCTTCCTGCGCATCGGCCGCCCCGACGCCTGGGAAGCCGCCTATACGGCGTTGCACGCTCTGAACGCCCCCTGCGCCGCGCTCTACCGCGACATGCTCGGCGACACCGACTGGCGGCGGGTGTTTCGGCCGAATGGCGCCCTGCATGTCTGGCGCGACACGGCACCCGGCGTGCTGGATGCGCTGGTGGACAGCCTGCGGGCCAAGCATGACGTGGCCTTCGAGAAGCTCAATGCCGCACAGCTGCGCGAGTTGGAGCCCGGCTTGTCCCGCGACTACCAGCGCGGGATCTACTTTCCCAACAGTGGACATGTGTCCTCGCCCCTAGCATTGGTCGAGGGCCTGATGGAGCGCGCCGCGGCGTTGGGGGTGACGACACGCGCGGCACGGGTCAACGCGATCGAGCCTGGTACTGAGGGCGTGACGCTGCAGACAAGCACGGGCCCCCACCGCAGCGATATAGTGGTCATTGCGGCCGGCATCGCCAGCCGCACCCTGGCGCGCTCCCTGTGTGTTTCGCTGTCGCTGGCCAGTGAGCGTGGCTATCACATCGGCCTGCCAGGTCTTTCCAAGGTCATCAGCCGCCCCGTGACCGACGCGGCTTCAGCCTTTGTGGCCACGCCACTGGACGACGGGCTGCGCGTCGTCGGCATCGCGGAGTTCGCTGCGCCTGATGCGCCGCGCGACGCGAAGCAGAGCAGCAAGCTGGCGGCCAGCATCCGCACCATGCTGCCGGATCTCCCCGTCACCAAGGTGAGCGACTGGATGGGGGTCAGGCCATCGACGCCGGACAGCCTGCCGATCATCGGTCCACATCCCAAGCATGACGCCATTCTGTTCGCCACGGGCCACGGCCACATGGGCATCAGCGGCGCCCCCATGACCGCAGCTCTGGTCAGCGACCTCGTCGCGGGCCGCACGCCGCGGCGCCCCTGCGCGCCTTACCGCGTCCGTTAG
- a CDS encoding NAD-dependent succinate-semialdehyde dehydrogenase, translating to MYTKLALLIDGEWIEGTEAGSEIVLNPATEQPLGTLPHAGTAELDRALQAASRAFEGWKRTSPYERGEILRRAANLMRERLDHIATVLTLEEGKTLAEAKGEITAAAEFFDWFAEEGRRSYGRTIPARLPDLRQTVTQEPVGPVACFTPWNFPAVTPARKIAPALAAGCTCIIKPAEETPGTTLEMARALIDAGLPKGVLNVVFGEPAKVSEYLLRSPVIRKISFTGSTPVGRHLARLAGETLTLATMELGGHAPVIVAKDADIRRAAELSMSIKLRNTGQVCTSPTRFFVEHAVYEEYLEHARAFVEKQVVGDGLQAGTTVGPVANTRRVAAMDDLISDALSHSARLIAGGERIAGVGLMYKPTILADMPDQAKAMAHEPFGPLALVQPVNDIDQAISRANALPYGLAGYAFTSSAATANRIAERLEVGVIGINQMVVTIPETPFGGIGDSGWGREGGIEGLEAYTVKKYVGHLCV from the coding sequence ATGTACACGAAGCTGGCTCTCCTCATCGACGGCGAATGGATCGAAGGAACTGAAGCAGGGAGCGAGATCGTTCTCAACCCTGCTACGGAACAGCCCCTTGGCACGCTCCCCCACGCCGGTACGGCAGAGCTTGACCGGGCACTGCAGGCGGCAAGCCGGGCCTTCGAGGGCTGGAAGCGTACTTCGCCCTACGAGCGGGGCGAGATCCTGCGTCGCGCCGCAAACCTGATGCGCGAGCGGCTCGACCACATCGCGACCGTGCTGACGCTTGAGGAGGGGAAGACCCTCGCGGAGGCCAAGGGCGAGATCACCGCTGCGGCAGAGTTCTTTGATTGGTTCGCAGAGGAGGGGCGGCGCAGCTATGGCCGCACCATCCCGGCCCGCCTGCCCGACCTGCGCCAGACGGTGACGCAGGAGCCAGTTGGCCCCGTTGCCTGCTTCACGCCGTGGAATTTCCCGGCCGTGACCCCGGCGCGCAAGATCGCCCCGGCTCTGGCCGCCGGGTGCACCTGCATCATCAAGCCCGCCGAGGAAACGCCCGGGACCACGCTGGAGATGGCGCGCGCGCTCATCGATGCTGGGTTGCCCAAGGGTGTGCTGAACGTGGTTTTCGGTGAACCGGCAAAGGTCTCTGAATACCTCCTGCGCTCCCCGGTGATCCGCAAGATTTCCTTCACCGGATCGACCCCGGTGGGACGCCATCTGGCGCGACTGGCCGGCGAAACCCTGACGCTCGCGACTATGGAGCTTGGCGGTCACGCGCCTGTGATTGTGGCGAAAGACGCCGATATCCGGCGCGCGGCAGAACTCTCCATGTCCATCAAGCTGCGCAACACGGGCCAGGTCTGCACCTCGCCGACGCGCTTCTTCGTGGAGCACGCCGTCTACGAGGAGTATCTCGAACACGCGCGCGCCTTTGTTGAGAAGCAGGTGGTGGGTGACGGTCTCCAGGCGGGCACAACCGTGGGGCCGGTCGCCAACACGCGTCGCGTCGCCGCCATGGATGACCTGATCTCCGATGCATTGTCCCACTCGGCCCGGCTGATCGCCGGCGGTGAACGCATCGCGGGCGTCGGCCTGATGTACAAGCCGACCATCCTGGCGGACATGCCCGACCAGGCGAAGGCCATGGCGCACGAGCCCTTTGGCCCGCTCGCGCTGGTGCAGCCCGTGAACGACATCGACCAGGCCATTTCGCGGGCGAATGCTCTGCCCTACGGGCTGGCCGGATACGCCTTCACCAGCTCTGCCGCGACCGCCAACCGCATCGCGGAGAGGCTGGAGGTCGGCGTGATCGGCATCAATCAGATGGTCGTCACGATCCCGGAAACGCCCTTCGGCGGCATTGGCGACAGCGGCTGGGGCCGCGAAGGCGGCATCGAGGGTCTCGAGGCCTACACCGTGAAAAAGTACGTCGGTCATCTCTGCGTCTAG
- a CDS encoding dihydrodipicolinate synthase family protein, which produces MARVSWGGIFPVLVTPFGADGSINETRYKALIDDAIANGAQGVVAAGSTGEFYALTKAERARLFKLAVDHAARRVPVLAGVADLRVEDVLEACQSAVAAGCAGGLILPPIYAMPSPREVVAFFAHISRNTPLPLMLYNSPRRAKIELTPALVEQLSALRTVVAIKDSSGDITQVSELVQRVGDNLRVFVGYETMIVPARAVGAHGVIAMAHQIAGPLIRAYWDKALSGDKALEDLGRDVCALYRCFQSGSYYAAIKETMSQLGRDAGGPRLPLLPLADEQKAAIAKIIADAGLERWAKA; this is translated from the coding sequence ATGGCCCGTGTAAGTTGGGGTGGTATCTTCCCCGTTCTCGTGACCCCCTTCGGAGCTGATGGCTCGATCAACGAGACCCGGTACAAGGCGCTCATTGACGACGCGATCGCCAATGGCGCGCAAGGGGTGGTGGCCGCCGGCAGCACCGGCGAGTTCTATGCCCTCACCAAAGCCGAACGCGCGCGCCTGTTCAAGCTGGCCGTTGACCACGCGGCGCGCCGCGTGCCCGTGCTGGCCGGTGTCGCCGACCTCCGGGTGGAGGATGTCCTGGAAGCGTGCCAGTCCGCGGTCGCGGCGGGCTGCGCGGGCGGCCTGATCCTGCCGCCGATCTACGCCATGCCGAGCCCGCGTGAGGTCGTGGCCTTCTTCGCGCACATCTCGCGCAACACCCCGCTGCCGCTGATGCTCTACAACAGCCCGCGCCGGGCGAAAATCGAGCTCACCCCGGCGCTGGTGGAGCAGCTCTCCGCGCTGCGGACCGTGGTTGCCATCAAGGACAGCTCCGGCGACATCACCCAGGTGAGCGAGCTCGTGCAGCGCGTGGGTGACAACCTCCGCGTCTTCGTCGGCTACGAGACCATGATCGTTCCCGCCCGGGCCGTGGGCGCCCATGGGGTCATCGCCATGGCGCACCAGATCGCCGGCCCCTTGATCCGCGCCTACTGGGACAAGGCGCTCAGCGGGGACAAGGCCCTGGAGGACCTCGGTCGCGATGTCTGCGCCTTGTATCGCTGCTTCCAGTCCGGGTCCTATTACGCGGCCATCAAGGAGACCATGAGCCAGCTTGGGCGCGACGCCGGCGGCCCGCGCCTGCCGCTGCTGCCGCTGGCAGACGAACAAAAGGCCGCCATCGCCAAGATCATTGCCGATGCCGGCCTCGAGCGTTGGGCTAAAGCCTAA